From Amyelois transitella isolate CPQ chromosome 9, ilAmyTran1.1, whole genome shotgun sequence:
gagttagcctcgaagtaagttctttgagacttgtattacgagatactaactcagcgataatgtattttataataaatacttatatagataaacatccaagacccaggccaatcagaaaaagttcttttctcatcatgccctggccgggattcgaacccgggacctccggtgtcacagacaagcgtattaccgctgcgccacagaggccgtcaacatATGTAGTGATAAAACTGGTGACAAGGTGTTCAAGGAAgtggtgtgattttatgtacataaaaaaattgccaggAGTAAAAGTAAATCATCCTCAGTTGAATATAGAGGAAGCAAGTCTTTGTATAAATGTCATTcttctttaaattaatacatcATCTGGGTCTCAAGAAATCCACCATTGGATCATAGGGTAAAGATAAAGATATCCAAGATGTTAGCAGCCTATTTCAACATCTTCCTGATGTGTCAAAGTTTTCTGGTATTTGTCTTTGTTGAATCTGCCTTAGGGAAGAGCCTGGAATCTGCACACAAATGAtacaaaagaattttaaaattgcttataatttgactaaattttatatacattaaaaCATTGCTTATAACTACacattaataacttttatgaCAGTTTTTACTTTGTAgattaattcttctttttgtaatCTTCTTCATACTGTTTGTGCCAGTCCAGATTCATTTGATGTACAGATTCACCTCGTTTGGCAGCTGCTTTTCCATTCAAGATTGCTCCAAGACTAGCAAGAGCAGTCAACAGCATTAAAACATTAGCAATTTTTATTCTGGCTTGACTGCGGGACTTTTCTATCAAGTCTGCACTGAAATCAAAAGCACAACcacaagtaattttaaaggtAACTCAAAGAAACCTATTTAGTGTCctaaatttactaaataaagccacaaaaaatttatatcacAAATGACCTTGAATATCTTTATATAATGATGACGACAATGTAAACATGCTTATAACATTTAACCTACGAAACAAAATCCGGAATTTCTCCTTTGTTCTTGTATTTCTTCGTCCAAACCAGTATAAATTTCTGAAATTCTGAAGGTCTATATCTTGCAGCCATGGAAGGAGATCTGGATGATGGTGGAGTAGGGTTAGAAGATGGTGCAGGAGTGCACATACTGCGTCTAATCAAACGAGGAATTGGCCCAAACTGAAATAATTTGCTCATTTTGCTTAAAAAACTAGGATATTGTTTTGGTTTGATTTTTGATCGAAGACGACAATGAAAATGGATGGAGTTAACGAATGTCAATGTCACTTGACTTGATTTTGACAGTCATGACAACTTTGACTTTGAGTTGAGCCAAACTTTGCAAATCATACATCATccgaaatataatatataatataattatataatattatattgtactgtacctaataattttaatggataaatcgcgtctttatcccttacggggtagacaaagcaaGCAGTCTCGCtatatgacttaatgatggaatgatggaattgatattcaaaaagtgacaggttgatagctagcccatcgcttaaagaagaatttgtTGCAAGAAGGAAATCAAGAAGTGTAAAATGCTCCCTTCTTAACAAActcgaaaaatatattttttaggtctttttttactttgagcacagatttaaaaatttcatgtaataatatagtataatatattatttatgcttCTGTGACTTTGAGGTTCTGGAATGGTTGAAAGGGAGAGGAGACAAGACATGTAAATTCCTagttattaattactttaataatttacttcataaaatatagtgcaCAAAACTCAGATTCGGGTATACTAGCCCAGTTGAGGTTCGCGAGTTTTAACTATGGTTTACCAGCCGCACAACACAACATTTctgcattatttaaatagcAGTATGCGTAGGCGTGTTGATTTCTTTCACTACCAACACTAATGTACTATATGGAAGTGAAAGTTAAGTGTGGCAGAAGCACGTAAGAAGATTAAATACTGTCGCAATTAGTGCGTTAAGGAGAATAATTAAGCCAAAGCGTGCGTAGCAGTTCACCTATTTGCGTAAAGCTTATTGTTGTGCTTTGAATAGGTAGAAACACTCCATGCAGTGGCATATTATTCATGATCAAGGGaaactttgtatatttattctgTTAGGCGAGGCTAGTAACCTATGACTATCTGAATagcaattccatcattacctATACTTCTGTTTGCGGATGGCGCCATGATCTATTGACGTGTGTTCAAAAAACCCACAACATTTAGTTTGCCGGCCAATGATTATTCcaactataattttaatgcgaacagcgatatagacgtgactgtatgttcGCCGCGCTCGCATGCGGAGAGTTTAAGTGTGGATAAAGTGAAAGGAGTATGCAGAGATAAAAGCAAGTGGTAAGAAGTATTCTCTGCCTATTTCTCCGGTAAATAGGTGTAATTGTATGTACCAAAAACGCACAATAAAACCAAGCATAAAAcacagaaatacatatatataatgtttttaaatctgtggcACAAAAACACTTAACACTAATGAAACTGTCACTAATGTCACTGCCACTGTCATCTCATTCAATTAATGACGTGATAGGACAAGTCCTTtgctaataatttaatttaatacctagcaaataaaataaaatttctgtattttaatttgatggtGGATTGATTATTcacacaaatttattaaaaattgtgttCATACGATTAATCCGCTAAGGAAACTGTGGAAACGTgagtgatatttttttgtctcaTTTCATTAGCCTGTATTGTGTCATTCAAATTATGCTgtatagtaatattttttcaaaattcgataTAAAAGCATTTGAAATTGTAATAccattgtattttgtataatatttctttagatAAGTGATGTTAAAATACGTCGATGTTGTTATTTTAACTTAGTTgtcatgtattttttgtgaCTTCCCAAATATCATTAagtttacttaataaattttttaactatatacCGCTTGAACTTAGGCACTTGAAACAGAATTTTGTTATTGCTTATtcataagattttatttaatatttgtagatGTCTGGAGCCCACAAAAATCGTTATAAGAATGCAGGTCTAAGCGCAGATGAATTGCGAAGACGCAGGGAAGAAGAAGGAGTCCAACTTAGAAAACAGAAAAGAGAGCAGCAATTATTTAAACGTAGAAACGTTAACCTCCCAACTTCTAATGTTCCAGATGTTTTAGCCCTTCAAGTGAGTTCTAGTATTTGGTGCATAGAAATAtcttttgactttttttataaactcaaGGACTAAACTGTGGCCCGCACCCAGTTTACGGCATTTTTCAATACTAACTCTGTTGAGATTGACATGTAAAATTAATGTGAAACTCAGGTAGAACACCAAATGACAACATTCCAAAATTGTTTTGATATACTGTCATACCCCATACTTTTGCCTTATAACTTTGTGCTTTAAAACCAAAAGAATGAAACAAGATTTTATCAAAGTTCAAAAGCTCAAATATACCCTATAACCTACCACATAATTTTCCAAGACATCTTAATGTTTTCAGGATGATATCAGCTTGTCTCCATCAGACGACATTACTCCGGCAATGGTTGCAGCACTCTATGGTGACAATCCTCAAGAACAAGTTATGGCTACCCAAAAATTTAGAAAGTTACTCAGTCGTGAACCAAATCCTCCTATCGATGAAGTAATTCGGACTGGAATAGTTCCTAAATTTGTTGAATTTCTTACAAACAGTTCAAACCCTACACTTCaggtaaaatttattcaaatttaatattacctGCTTTGCTTTCACAGTTatatgaataaagaaaaatatttaaggtcAAACACAGGCCACTCTTGCTGGAAATCTTTATGGAACGCACCTCatacttttgaaaaattttattgcgTTGATGAACACCTGAATCTTCTCGTCGGGACTGTTGGACAAGTACGACAGCGCCCAGCACGCGTCACTCAGCATGTCAGTATCTGTGTGGTGCAGCAATATTTATTTCCGAGACACGCGTTTGATAAGCGGTGGTTACACGCGCACCTTAATAATGACATAGTTGTCCTGTATCATAGTAACGCAGGTCAAACGTCAAACGCGCCGGTCGTGAACGCCTGTATTATAGATACTCAAATAAGGAAATGAGGAACTGATTAGTTCATTAACTTGATAAAACCAGCTTAAAGGAAAGTGTTAAAAGCTACAGTTTTACTGTAGATACCTACATTGGTATTGGCGATACTTGGAtaatcaaaaatatgaaatcgtTTTTGATGACTGGTTACAATTACAGTTCGAAGCGGCGTGGGCGCTGACGAACATAGCGTCGGGCTCGTCGGAGCAGACGCGCGTGGTGGTGGAGTGCGGCGCCGTGCAGGTGCTGGTGTCGCTCGTGTCCAGCGTGTGCAGCGACGAGGTGCGCGAGCAGGTAATTATATCCTACTCATATTATAAAcacgaaagtttgtgagtaggtatgtcaggatgtcagtatggatgtttgttactctttcacgtaaaaactactgaaccgattacgatgacaTTTGgtgtgtaggtagctgaagacccagaataacgtATAGGCTACGTTTTATCTCGCAGTTCCGTCGGGATTgaattcacgcggacgaagttgcgggcggcctctagtacgtCCATATTAAAATGCATATGCGTCTTATGCATGTGGCATTCCAAGCAAGTGGGGTAGATATTAGTGTTCGAGACATTTGAACTTTGCGAAATATAACTAAACCTAGGACGAATGAACATTGTTTATGTTAGAAAATAGTGAATAATGTATCCTATTTCTAAATAGTGCAGAGAAACATGACTTCCCATTCATACAAACCATAACCATATATAGTCAAGTTTCCCTTCAGGCGATTGTACCTATAAAGTTCAACAAAATGTAACTTTAATGGTcacttatttcttaatttattatgttcacacaacacaaatgaaaattttgtttcaggCTGTTTGGGCGCTAGGAAATGTAGCCGGGGACTCCCCACGTTGCCGCGACACCGTTCTCGCTGCTGGCGTTTTACCACCACTTATAGAGTgagtatattttcaatttcaaattctttattgcatatcataaagtacatcagttaaattacaattctgcttataaataggtacaatatgaaccctgttgggcaccgcaattataaaataatatggaacggcGGGCAGGTTTATGTCGACTAATGTGTTgaatagtagtagtagtagtgtTGTATAGATTAATACAATCTTCATTACTACACATATACTACATGATATAATTCACAATTCAGTCTATGCATTGTTCTATAGACCTGAATAAGAATGGAGACTAGGACTTGTCAGAATcactttttctaaaataactttgttttttttttcttttatttttgaagataataagttatgtatgtaatattgttattacaaTGCGTATggttaaattcaaattaaatataatgaaatatcgattgaaatatgtataatattttgtcttCTTTTACAGAATATTGAACAAATACACTAGGTTATCTATGACCAGGAACGCTGTTTGGACACTGTCGAACTTGTGTCGAGGCAAAACTCCACCTACAAACTTTGAAGCAGTTGCACCAGGTAAT
This genomic window contains:
- the LOC106134683 gene encoding UPF0389 protein CG9231, whose translation is MSKLFQFGPIPRLIRRSMCTPAPSSNPTPPSSRSPSMAARYRPSEFQKFILVWTKKYKNKGEIPDFVSADLIEKSRSQARIKIANVLMLLTALASLGAILNGKAAAKRGESVHQMNLDWHKQYEEDYKKKN